The following proteins are co-located in the Noviherbaspirillum sp. UKPF54 genome:
- a CDS encoding nitrate/nitrite transporter: MSVLVSSTFAFTICFAIWMMFAVLGIPIKAKLGLNETQFGLLAATPVLTGSLIRVPLGIWTDKYGGRIVLFLLMLSTVVPIWMISHATEFWHFLVLGLFVGLAGGSFSVGTPYVARWFQPQRRGLAMGVFGAGNSGSALTKFVAPAIIAAFGWEMLPKVYAVAMLVTALLFWVFSYSDKSHTVPSSVSFAEQLKVLKDPRVWRYSQYYSVVFGGYVALALWMTKYYVSEYGFDMKLAALLAACFSLPGGVLRALGGWISDKYGAYKVTWWVMWVCWVAFFLLSYPQTSMVVKTVKGDMTMHIGVTPVMFTVLLFVVGVAMAVGKASVFKFISDDFSHNIGAVSGVVGLAGGLGGFILPIMFGALVDITGVRSSAFMLLYGTVCVSLVWMHYSFKPGRKAAATAAPLAKAA, from the coding sequence ATGTCCGTGCTCGTCAGCAGCACGTTCGCGTTCACCATATGTTTCGCGATCTGGATGATGTTCGCGGTGCTCGGGATTCCCATCAAGGCCAAGCTCGGCTTGAATGAAACGCAGTTCGGCCTGCTGGCGGCGACGCCGGTGCTGACCGGCTCCCTGATCCGCGTACCGCTCGGGATCTGGACCGACAAATACGGCGGGCGCATCGTGCTGTTCCTGCTGATGCTCTCCACCGTGGTGCCGATCTGGATGATCAGCCATGCGACCGAGTTCTGGCACTTCCTGGTGCTCGGCCTGTTCGTCGGCCTGGCCGGCGGGTCGTTCTCGGTCGGCACGCCCTACGTGGCGCGATGGTTCCAGCCGCAGCGGCGCGGTCTGGCGATGGGCGTGTTCGGCGCCGGCAATTCGGGTTCGGCGCTGACCAAGTTCGTCGCGCCAGCCATCATCGCCGCCTTCGGCTGGGAGATGCTGCCCAAGGTCTACGCCGTGGCGATGCTGGTCACCGCGCTGCTGTTCTGGGTCTTTTCCTACAGCGACAAATCGCACACGGTGCCGTCCTCCGTTTCCTTCGCCGAGCAGTTGAAGGTGTTGAAGGACCCGCGCGTATGGCGCTACTCGCAGTACTACTCGGTGGTGTTCGGCGGATACGTGGCGCTGGCCCTGTGGATGACCAAGTACTACGTGTCCGAATACGGCTTCGACATGAAGCTCGCCGCGCTCCTGGCTGCCTGCTTCTCGCTGCCGGGCGGCGTGCTGCGCGCGCTGGGCGGCTGGATTTCCGATAAATACGGCGCCTACAAGGTGACCTGGTGGGTAATGTGGGTGTGCTGGGTTGCGTTCTTCCTGCTGTCTTATCCGCAGACATCGATGGTCGTCAAGACCGTCAAGGGCGACATGACCATGCATATCGGCGTCACGCCCGTGATGTTCACCGTGCTGCTGTTCGTGGTCGGCGTCGCCATGGCGGTCGGCAAGGCGTCGGTATTCAAGTTCATTTCGGACGACTTCAGCCACAACATCGGGGCCGTGTCGGGCGTGGTCGGGCTGGCGGGCGGCCTGGGCGGCTTCATCCTGCCGATCATGTTCGGCGCCCTGGTGGATATCACCGGCGTGCGTTCCAGTGCCTTCATGCTGTTGTACGGCACGGTGTGCGTGTCGCTCGTATGGATGCACTACTCGTTCAAACCGGGACGCAAGGCGGCTGCTACTGCGGCGCCGCTGGCGAAGGCGGCCTGA
- a CDS encoding nitric oxide reductase activation protein NorD — protein MPEAEEFLIDTARHASVAAHGLWRRWRPAQGEGAPQMLLEDNRLRVALLVEAVLGVRLDVRNAQPPAPASWPMRLIRREVRRAPAALPANDGSAIYLPPALPTAGDAFVANDYALLGLLQALRVVRGSAACYALCGSPLAADMFLLAEAAAAGRALRRLLPGWARALDALYARCEDMAERPRPAGRLYSEVLTLYRGVLRDAQAIPLAGSPEAALEWATENAHMLQREAPRERYRQWLADLVTGRLLPPESMPVRLPTDAQAMPCGRPPRRASLARRPRVRSSDAGEDDAQPGAWMVQTSEPQEHAEDPLGLNRPQDRSFDGDIEGAAQSLAELESARLVTTPGPAADVMCSDDPPPRLEQAEQSPLSNGWYAYPEWDCRSGAYGAHPAIVQVAGAAAGSRAWVDEALRRHAGTLRALRRRLGLIRPHRQILRRCPEGDDIDCDAVVDERCVRRAGGSPAGAVYLQHRRAPRRIGLLLLVDASASTDAWVAEGRRVIDIAKEAALVAACALQAAGAEFAVLSFSGEGREGIQVRLIKEFDQPWNADAMRRIAALEPEDYTRLGGAVRHACALLARRAVDFRLLLLFSDGRPNDCDVYAGAYGLEDARQALIEARIQHIEPYCFTVDREGAGYLPHLFGGGRYTIVQKAQQLPAAFVDWLRNAARRASR, from the coding sequence ATGCCGGAAGCCGAGGAATTCCTGATCGATACGGCGAGGCATGCCTCGGTCGCTGCGCATGGACTGTGGCGCCGCTGGCGCCCGGCGCAGGGCGAAGGCGCGCCGCAGATGCTGCTGGAGGACAACCGCCTGCGCGTTGCGCTGCTGGTGGAGGCGGTGTTGGGGGTACGGCTGGACGTGCGCAATGCGCAGCCGCCAGCGCCTGCTTCGTGGCCGATGCGTCTCATCCGGCGCGAGGTCCGGCGAGCGCCAGCGGCCTTGCCCGCCAACGACGGAAGCGCGATCTATCTCCCGCCAGCGCTGCCCACCGCCGGCGACGCCTTCGTCGCCAATGACTATGCGCTGCTCGGGCTGCTGCAGGCATTGCGGGTGGTGCGCGGCAGCGCTGCCTGCTATGCGCTCTGCGGCTCTCCGCTGGCGGCCGACATGTTCCTGCTGGCCGAAGCGGCAGCCGCCGGCCGCGCCTTGCGCCGGCTGTTGCCCGGGTGGGCGCGTGCGCTCGACGCGCTGTACGCTCGCTGCGAAGACATGGCGGAGCGCCCGCGCCCGGCGGGCCGCCTGTATTCCGAGGTGCTGACCTTGTATCGCGGCGTGTTGCGGGATGCGCAGGCGATCCCGCTTGCCGGATCGCCCGAGGCGGCGCTGGAGTGGGCGACAGAGAACGCGCATATGCTCCAGCGGGAAGCGCCGCGCGAGCGATATCGCCAATGGCTGGCGGACCTGGTGACCGGACGCTTACTGCCGCCCGAATCCATGCCGGTGCGGTTGCCGACGGACGCACAGGCGATGCCGTGCGGGCGGCCGCCTCGCCGCGCAAGCCTGGCGCGCAGGCCGCGCGTCCGGAGCAGCGATGCCGGCGAGGATGACGCGCAGCCGGGAGCATGGATGGTGCAGACATCCGAACCGCAGGAGCACGCCGAGGATCCCCTCGGGCTGAACCGGCCACAGGATCGCAGCTTCGACGGCGACATCGAGGGCGCGGCGCAGTCGCTGGCGGAGCTGGAGTCGGCGCGCCTGGTGACCACGCCGGGGCCGGCGGCAGACGTGATGTGCAGCGACGATCCGCCGCCGCGCCTGGAGCAGGCGGAACAAAGCCCCTTGTCGAACGGCTGGTACGCCTACCCTGAATGGGACTGCCGCAGCGGTGCGTATGGCGCGCACCCGGCCATCGTGCAGGTGGCGGGCGCCGCAGCCGGTTCGCGCGCGTGGGTGGACGAAGCGTTGCGGCGCCATGCGGGAACCCTGCGCGCGCTGCGCCGCCGGCTCGGGCTCATTCGCCCGCACCGGCAGATTCTGCGGCGCTGCCCGGAAGGCGACGATATCGATTGCGACGCCGTGGTGGATGAACGCTGCGTGCGGCGGGCGGGCGGCTCGCCCGCGGGCGCGGTCTACCTGCAGCACCGACGCGCGCCGCGCCGCATCGGGCTGCTGCTGCTCGTCGATGCCAGCGCATCGACCGATGCCTGGGTCGCGGAAGGACGGCGCGTGATTGACATTGCGAAGGAGGCGGCACTGGTGGCCGCGTGCGCGCTGCAGGCGGCGGGCGCGGAATTCGCGGTGCTCAGCTTCTCGGGCGAGGGCAGGGAAGGCATCCAGGTGCGGCTCATCAAGGAGTTCGACCAGCCTTGGAACGCCGACGCGATGCGCCGCATCGCCGCGCTGGAGCCGGAAGACTATACGCGCCTGGGCGGCGCCGTGCGCCATGCCTGCGCCCTGCTGGCGCGCAGGGCCGTCGATTTCCGGCTGCTGCTGCTGTTTTCGGACGGCAGGCCGAACGATTGCGACGTGTATGCCGGCGCCTACGGACTGGAAGACGCGCGGCAAGCGCTGATCGAAGCGCGGATACAGCATATCGAGCCTTACTGCTTTACCGTCGACCGGGAAGGCGCCGGCTACCTGCCGCACCTGTTCGGCGGCGGCCGTTACACCATCGTCCAGAAAGCGCAGCAGCTTCCCGCGGCCTTCGTCGACTGGCTGCGCAATGCCGCGCGGCGTGCCAGCCGCTAG
- a CDS encoding CbbQ/NirQ/NorQ/GpvN family protein, translating to MQALQERFDGEPFYLPQADEIEIFAQCHRQGLPVMLKGPTGCGKTRFVEHMAWRLGRPMVSVACHDDLTANDLLGRFLIRGDETVWQDGPVTQAVRRGAILYLDEVVEARPDTTVAIHPLSDHRRMLSLDKTGEVIAAAPGFQLVISYNPSYQHALKDLKPSTRQRFVALEFDFPDSAREVEIVAAEGGVDRACAVALVALAGRIRPLRDRGLAEAPSTRVLVAAARLIATGIPERKACEVAIAGPLTDDPTLIAAIRDLISGHFH from the coding sequence ATGCAGGCACTGCAGGAGCGTTTCGACGGCGAGCCGTTCTACCTGCCGCAGGCAGACGAGATCGAGATCTTCGCGCAATGTCACCGGCAGGGGCTGCCGGTCATGCTGAAGGGGCCGACCGGCTGCGGCAAGACCCGGTTCGTCGAGCACATGGCGTGGCGCCTCGGGCGGCCCATGGTCAGCGTCGCCTGCCATGACGACCTGACCGCCAACGACCTGCTGGGGCGGTTCCTGATCCGGGGCGACGAAACGGTATGGCAGGACGGGCCCGTGACGCAGGCGGTGCGCCGCGGCGCAATCCTGTATTTGGACGAGGTGGTCGAGGCGCGGCCAGACACCACCGTGGCCATCCATCCGCTGAGCGACCATCGGCGCATGCTGTCGCTCGACAAGACCGGGGAAGTCATCGCCGCCGCGCCCGGCTTTCAGCTCGTGATTTCGTACAACCCGTCCTATCAGCATGCGTTGAAGGACCTCAAGCCGAGCACGCGCCAGCGCTTCGTCGCGCTCGAATTCGATTTTCCCGACAGCGCGCGCGAAGTGGAGATCGTGGCCGCCGAGGGCGGCGTCGACCGGGCCTGCGCGGTCGCGCTGGTGGCGCTGGCGGGGCGCATCCGCCCGCTGCGCGACCGCGGTTTGGCGGAAGCGCCGAGCACGCGGGTGCTGGTGGCCGCCGCGCGCCTGATCGCGACCGGCATCCCGGAGCGCAAGGCGTGCGAGGTAGCGATTGCGGGGCCGCTGACCGACGATCCCACCCTGATTGCGGCGATACGCGACCTCATTTCCGGGCATTTCCACTGA
- a CDS encoding cbb3-type cytochrome c oxidase subunit I — MRYRSQAVAYWYFAVAMALFGLQIAFGLLSATKYLGPDPLLNLLPFDVTKVIHTNLLIVWVLTGFMGGTYWIIPEESRTELYSVKLAYAQLALWVVMGVATVIGYLFRYGAGTKLLEQPLPSKIVIVIVMLMFLYNVFMTIRQSGRKATTTEWVLLIGLGMSAVLYLPALIPFKNYTVATFYRWWTVHLWVEGVWEMIQGSMLAYLLIRLSGADREVMEKWLYVIVGLVFISGVLGTAHHYYWVGVPHYWLTIGGFFSALEPAPLVAMAIYAYNAMRRSGLAHPNTLAIHWTIGSAVYTMFGAGLLGLAHTWPGVNKWTHGTLVTAMHGHAAFYGAYAMIVMAMISYARPYLLSGQPRQGGPESSGSPIGYWSFWLQLAGMFGMTISFATAGIGQVYLERILGLGFLETQLKIQVHFLMLLAAASLFAIGVFLFIWDFFRYRPRFEVTAEGASAEPLGAQSA, encoded by the coding sequence ATGAGATACCGTTCGCAAGCGGTCGCCTACTGGTACTTCGCCGTCGCGATGGCGCTGTTCGGGCTGCAGATCGCGTTCGGCCTGCTGTCCGCCACCAAGTACCTGGGACCGGACCCGCTGCTCAACCTGCTGCCGTTCGACGTCACCAAGGTGATCCATACCAATCTCCTGATCGTGTGGGTGCTGACCGGCTTCATGGGCGGCACCTACTGGATCATCCCTGAAGAGTCGCGCACCGAACTGTACAGCGTGAAGCTGGCGTATGCACAGCTTGCGCTGTGGGTGGTGATGGGCGTGGCCACCGTTATCGGCTACCTGTTCCGCTACGGTGCCGGCACCAAGCTGCTGGAACAGCCGCTGCCGAGCAAGATCGTGATCGTGATCGTGATGCTGATGTTCCTCTACAACGTCTTCATGACGATCCGGCAGTCGGGGCGCAAGGCGACCACCACCGAGTGGGTGCTGCTGATCGGGCTCGGCATGTCGGCGGTGCTGTATCTGCCCGCGCTGATCCCGTTCAAGAATTACACGGTGGCCACCTTCTACCGCTGGTGGACCGTGCACCTGTGGGTCGAAGGGGTGTGGGAAATGATCCAGGGCAGCATGCTGGCCTACCTGCTGATCCGCCTGTCCGGCGCCGACCGCGAAGTCATGGAAAAGTGGCTGTACGTGATCGTCGGACTGGTGTTCATCTCCGGCGTGCTGGGCACCGCGCACCACTATTACTGGGTCGGCGTGCCGCATTACTGGCTGACGATCGGCGGCTTTTTCAGCGCGCTGGAGCCGGCGCCGCTGGTGGCGATGGCGATCTATGCGTACAACGCGATGCGCCGCTCCGGACTGGCGCATCCGAACACGCTGGCGATCCACTGGACCATCGGCAGCGCGGTGTACACCATGTTCGGCGCCGGGCTGCTCGGCCTGGCGCATACCTGGCCGGGCGTGAACAAGTGGACTCACGGCACGCTGGTCACCGCGATGCACGGCCATGCCGCGTTCTACGGCGCCTACGCGATGATCGTGATGGCCATGATTTCCTATGCGCGGCCCTACCTGCTTTCCGGGCAGCCGCGGCAGGGCGGGCCGGAAAGCAGCGGCAGCCCGATCGGCTACTGGTCGTTCTGGCTGCAGCTGGCCGGCATGTTCGGCATGACGATCTCGTTCGCCACGGCCGGCATCGGCCAGGTCTACCTCGAACGCATCCTCGGCCTGGGCTTCCTCGAAACCCAGCTCAAGATCCAGGTTCACTTCCTGATGCTGCTGGCGGCCGCGTCGCTGTTCGCGATCGGCGTGTTCCTGTTCATCTGGGATTTCTTCCGTTATCGGCCGCGCTTCGAGGTCACGGCCGAAGGCGCAAGCGCCGAGCCGCTGGGCGCGCAGTCCGCCTGA